Proteins found in one Massilia sp. H6 genomic segment:
- a CDS encoding TonB-dependent receptor, with protein sequence MNIFATKRTAEPVRLAFHLSPVATGCAIFLAALAGSAHAQSTADNTTTTTNATSSVATAPASAEQAAAAAEPTPPGATPGVATVQVTGIRRGIEAAISIKKNSSSIVEAISAEDIGKLPDQSVAESISRLPGVSAQRSRSSGKAAEISVRGLSPSFNGTLLNGREMASTGNARSPEFDLFPAELVGSILIAKTPDASLIGQGLASTIDLRTVQPLDFGKRTVAGSYKKSRTGVKQRDGLPEGDGERYTLSYIDQFANRTIGVAVGFTSYEETGGGQSKFNSWGVGTLPYNGVDVKVPGGFGYDTEQATSSRDGAFATLQYRPNRNFKSTVDMFYSSGESGLKKTGFESGVAYNAGGKYELQHVLSQATVANGVATSGTVSNWKGVVRNHYEGAEDDLKSIGWNNEFKFDDWTTAADLTWSKATKLASRYETTAGLPGRAQDTLRYTNFDGSNVTGVKYTPGSNYADRSVARLTDVMGWSGGETSPQAGYLAQPYVEDEVKAIRLTAKKAVEWGPVIATTYGFNLTARDKARTGEEGRLIIAGNGGPYAAAAAPGSEIAQAGASGFNVVSWDPRGSLGSVYALANKVDADIYNKFWDVKERISTAYFMADLDGEMFGLSYRGNVGVQAIHTDQTGGGFVVDRARCVGNTAQTCPAQRVEEGDKYWDVLPSLNLTFDLKNDQLLRFGLGKAVSRANLDDLRAGQGFGIATQGVPVLTGGGGNPQLKPFRAKALDLSYEKYFGNKAYVSAATFYKKLDTYIFRSPRAYDYAPFITPTTPLPLSGPFAGSTVGLFTQPRNGEGGNIYGFELAANLPFSMVSEYLDGFGLMVNHSDTRSSIELPKLGFANVSGDAVRIPLPGLSRKVSNLRLYYEKAGFQVAAAARKRSSFLGQVSDFQDNQQLTFIKGDTIVDLQASYEIQSGWLKGVSVYAQAQNWNNAPFLEFTTDENNPSNRVDYGRTYHFGASYKF encoded by the coding sequence ATGAACATCTTCGCAACCAAGCGCACCGCTGAACCGGTCCGCCTCGCATTTCACCTGAGCCCGGTCGCAACCGGCTGCGCCATCTTCCTGGCCGCGCTCGCGGGCAGCGCCCACGCGCAATCGACCGCGGACAACACCACCACCACGACCAACGCCACCAGCAGCGTCGCGACCGCTCCAGCCTCGGCCGAGCAGGCTGCCGCCGCCGCCGAGCCAACGCCACCGGGCGCGACCCCTGGCGTTGCCACGGTCCAGGTCACCGGTATCCGCCGCGGTATCGAAGCTGCGATCTCGATCAAGAAAAATTCCAGCTCGATCGTCGAAGCCATCTCGGCCGAAGACATCGGCAAGCTGCCCGACCAGTCGGTCGCCGAGTCGATCTCGCGCCTGCCAGGCGTGTCGGCCCAGCGCAGCCGCAGCTCGGGCAAGGCCGCCGAGATCTCGGTGCGCGGCCTGTCGCCAAGCTTCAACGGCACCCTGCTCAACGGCCGCGAAATGGCCTCGACCGGCAATGCCCGCTCGCCTGAATTCGACCTGTTCCCGGCCGAGCTGGTCGGTTCGATCCTGATCGCCAAGACCCCTGACGCCAGCCTGATCGGCCAGGGCCTGGCCTCGACCATCGACCTGCGCACCGTGCAGCCGCTCGACTTCGGCAAGCGCACCGTCGCTGGCAGCTACAAGAAGAGCCGCACCGGCGTGAAACAGCGCGATGGCCTGCCAGAAGGCGATGGCGAGCGCTACACGCTGTCGTATATCGACCAGTTCGCCAACCGCACCATCGGCGTGGCGGTCGGTTTCACCAGCTACGAAGAAACCGGCGGCGGCCAGTCCAAGTTCAATTCGTGGGGCGTCGGCACGCTGCCATACAACGGCGTCGACGTGAAAGTGCCGGGCGGCTTCGGCTACGACACCGAGCAAGCCACGAGCAGCCGCGACGGCGCCTTCGCCACGCTGCAATACCGTCCTAACCGTAACTTCAAGTCGACCGTCGACATGTTCTACTCGTCCGGCGAAAGCGGCCTGAAGAAGACCGGTTTCGAAAGCGGCGTCGCCTACAATGCCGGCGGCAAGTATGAGCTGCAGCACGTGCTGAGCCAGGCCACCGTGGCCAATGGCGTGGCCACCAGCGGCACCGTCAGCAACTGGAAGGGCGTGGTCCGTAACCACTACGAAGGCGCTGAAGACGACCTGAAATCGATCGGCTGGAACAACGAATTCAAGTTCGACGACTGGACCACCGCCGCCGACCTGACCTGGTCGAAAGCGACCAAGCTGGCCTCGCGCTACGAAACCACCGCCGGCCTGCCAGGCCGTGCCCAGGATACCCTGCGCTATACCAATTTTGACGGCAGCAACGTCACTGGCGTGAAATACACCCCGGGCAGCAACTATGCCGACCGTTCGGTGGCGCGCCTGACCGACGTCATGGGCTGGTCCGGCGGCGAAACCTCGCCACAGGCCGGTTACCTGGCCCAGCCTTACGTGGAAGACGAAGTCAAGGCGATTCGCCTGACTGCCAAGAAGGCCGTCGAATGGGGTCCGGTCATCGCCACCACCTATGGCTTTAACCTCACTGCGCGCGACAAGGCGCGTACCGGCGAAGAAGGCCGCCTGATCATCGCCGGCAACGGTGGCCCATACGCGGCCGCGGCCGCGCCAGGCAGCGAAATCGCCCAGGCCGGCGCCTCGGGCTTCAACGTGGTGTCGTGGGATCCGCGCGGCTCGCTCGGTTCGGTCTACGCGCTGGCCAACAAGGTCGACGCCGATATCTACAACAAGTTCTGGGATGTCAAGGAACGCATCTCGACCGCCTATTTCATGGCTGATCTGGACGGCGAAATGTTCGGCCTGTCCTACCGCGGTAATGTCGGCGTGCAGGCTATCCACACCGACCAGACCGGCGGCGGCTTCGTGGTCGACCGCGCCCGTTGCGTCGGCAATACCGCCCAGACCTGCCCGGCGCAGCGCGTCGAAGAGGGCGACAAGTACTGGGATGTGCTGCCAAGCCTGAACCTGACGTTCGACCTGAAGAACGACCAGCTGCTGCGCTTCGGCCTGGGCAAGGCGGTCTCGCGCGCCAACCTCGACGACCTGCGCGCCGGCCAGGGCTTTGGTATCGCCACCCAGGGTGTGCCTGTCCTGACCGGTGGCGGCGGTAACCCGCAGCTCAAGCCGTTCCGCGCCAAGGCGCTCGATCTGTCGTACGAGAAGTACTTCGGCAACAAGGCCTATGTCAGCGCTGCGACCTTCTACAAGAAGCTCGACACCTACATCTTCCGTTCGCCGCGCGCCTACGACTACGCGCCATTCATCACGCCGACCACCCCGCTGCCGCTGTCCGGTCCATTCGCCGGTTCGACGGTGGGCCTGTTCACCCAGCCGCGTAACGGCGAAGGCGGCAACATCTATGGCTTCGAGCTGGCAGCGAACCTGCCGTTCTCGATGGTCAGCGAGTACCTCGACGGCTTTGGCCTGATGGTCAACCACTCGGATACCCGCAGCAGCATCGAGCTGCCGAAGCTGGGCTTTGCCAACGTCAGTGGCGATGCGGTGCGCATTCCGCTGCCGGGCCTGTCGCGCAAAGTGAGCAATCTGCGCCTGTACTACGAGAAGGCCGGCTTCCAGGTCGCAGCCGCGGCGCGCAAGCGTTCGAGCTTCCTGGGCCAGGTGTCCGACTTCCAGGACAACCAGCAGCTGACCTTCATCAAGGGCGACACCATCGTCGACCTGCAGGCATCGTACGAGATCCAGAGCGGCTGGCTCAAGGGCGTGAGCGTGTATGCCCAGGCCCAGAACTGGAACAACGCACCGTTCCTCGAGTTCACCACGGACGAGAACAACCCGTCCAACCGTGTCGACTACGGCCGTACCTACCACTTCGGCGCCAGCTACAAGTTCTGA